The Coregonus clupeaformis isolate EN_2021a chromosome 8, ASM2061545v1, whole genome shotgun sequence genome has a segment encoding these proteins:
- the LOC121572053 gene encoding transformer-2 protein homolog alpha — translation MSDIEDGNFDGRDSRSPSKSDRGSPVRVKSESRSGSPSPSRVAKHSASRSRSKSRSHSRRHSNRRYSRSRSPSNRKKSRSYSPEYRKKTSQSASPNRRRPSSRSHDFRKETFSQGAGGGGEDARVNPDPNQCLGVFGLSLYTTEKDLREVFGRYGPLAGVNVVYDQRTGRSRGFAFVYFERIADSKEAMERANGMELDGRRIRVDFSITKRAHTPTPGIYMGRPTQNGGGGERNSGSSSGGGRRGRDSYDRYDDRRGGGYDRGYDRGYDRGDRGGDRGYDRYDEYDKYSRRRSPSPYYSRYRSRSRSRSYSPRRY, via the exons ATGAGTGACATTGAGGATGGAAACTTTGATGGACGA GACTCTCGCTCCCCATCCAAATCGGACCGTGGCAGTCCCGTTCGGGTCAAGTCGGAGAGCAGGTCCGGCTCCCCGAGCCCATCCCGGGTCGCCAAACACTCAGCGTCTCGGTCCCGCTCAAAGTCCAG ATCTCACTCTCGTAGGCACTCTAACCGCCGGTACAGCCGCTCTCGCTCCCCCTCCAACCGGAAGAAGTCCCGCTCCTACAGCCCAGAATATCGGAAGAAGACGAGCCAGAGTGCGTCGCCCAACCGCCGCCGCCCCAGCAGCAGG AGCCATGACTTCAGAAAAGAGACATTCAGTCAGGGAGCAGGAGGAGGTGGTGAGGATGCCAGG GTTAACCCTGACCCCAACCAGTGTCTGGGGGTGTTTGGGCTGAGCTTGTACACCACGGAGAAGGACCTGAGGGAGGTGTTTGGCCGGTACGGCCCATTGGCCGGGGTTAATGTGGTGTACGACCAGCGCACCGGGCGCTCCCGTGGCTTCGCCTTCGTCTACTTCGAGAGGATCGCCGATTCCAAGGAG GCGATGGAGCGTGCCAACGGTATGGAGCTGGACGGGAGACGTATCAGAGTGGACTTCTCTATCACCAAGAGGGCCCACACCCCTACGCCTGGCATCTATATGGGCCGACCCACACA aaatggtggtggtggggagcgaaacagtggcagcagcagtggtggagggaggaggggacggGACTCGTATGACCGCTACGATGATCGACGCGGCGGCGGTTACGACCGTGGATATGACCGTGGATACGATCGGGGAGACCGAGGTGGAGACCGGGGATATGACAGATATGACGAGTACGACAAGTACAG tCGCAGGCGCTCTCCCTCACCCTACTACAGTCGATACAGATCACGCTCCAGGTCTCGCTCATACAGTCCAc GACGATACTAA